CATCTCTTGCTGTATATACTACACTATTTTGTTCCATTGGTGATCCTAGTCGTTGGCTTAAACATTCAGCTGCCAAGAATGTATGCCTGTAGACACTTatgcggcaatactcatcagtGCGGTATTCAAGCTGCGACAGGAACACGGTGGCTTCACTAATTATTGTGAAGAGGATGAAATAAAGCAAGACTCCCACAGTATCATGCATATCTGTACTGCAGCCGTACATTCattctttttacattttaagaatgatGCAACTCTTTCCTACATTATCCATGATTCCTGGCAAtgtacctacactgaaaaaaaaaaggatgctgccttaacattctggatgcaAAACAGTGTACtgaaactcacaaaatgctgagTAAACCGTCATAGCAGTTACTATGGCAATGTCAAGGTATGAAGCTAACTGTTTTGGCGGTAAACTCAGTGTTTTGTGAGTtgttgcacacttttttacatccagaatgttacgTCAGCATCCTTTGTTTTTCCGGTGTACTTAGTTGATCATTTTAAGTAAGCATGATAGTTCAACCTGGCCCTCAATTTCTTCTGTCAACTTATAAGagttcaatttatttatttttgccagaatttgaaattttctaatagGTTACCTGAGAGATCcagattctttttttctcttcaaatttgcCCATCCTTTTACGTTCTGTTTGGAACTTATTGGTTTATCTCTGGTTATGTTACAAATGAAACACCACTTAAATGGAAGGTTCTGGTcttgaagtaattttttaagtaaGTTGAACCACTGCGAGGGTACCTTGAAACACTTATAATCTTACTATCAATTTATTCAGACATTCATATTTCACCCCTGTTTCAGGCTAAAATGCATCTGTGTGCAGCAAAGTGCTGCCAGGACAAAAGCAATACATACGAAGATACTCAGAGGTGTGTGCAACTTTGCTCGGAGCCACTGAATAATGTCAAAAGATTTGTTGAAGCTGAGTTCAAGACATTTCAGGtgtgttaaaattgataaatctCAAAGTTGACAATAATGTTTGTTGTTGTTGAATAGCCTAACTTGCAAAGTTTATAGGTACCTAATTTGTCATTTTTCAGGATtaccttttcttttttgaaaaggtATTAGTCAACCTTATTGTCTGAagttttgcagaatattctttcAACAAGGAAGGAAACTCTCGATCaacaagaaattatgttgattaagtagttttccatttaaaaaataaagtatgattgGAAGTATGCAATGCCAGATAAAGAGATGCATAGTTCCCGAGTTTATCCATTGATTTATGTAAGTTTCTCCTTCtttgttgaatgaaaagttgtcCGACTTCAAAGAAAGTGTAGTAAGTAAGTAGCGAGAGCAGAAGCTTCTCCACTCTATAAGACCAATACTGGACATGAATTTTACTTCACCAAgagaacaaaattaaaaaataaatacatacaaTACCATAGACTTCGAATGATTTATTTCAGATCataaattatgatttttgaaGATCTATGTTTGCAACTCGGTTCATCTTTTATCTCTGTGTTTTCTGAAGCAAGAactcaactcaaaattttccattttttcccctcaagGAAAATACCCCAGTAGTAGTTTTAATCATCTTAGgtgtttttcaatttctttagaGCCAAgcagattctttttttttttttaactaaatatACTGCTCTTTTCTTTCAGAATCGAGTTGACAGATGTCTCATGGACTGCAATGATTCAATACAAGATTCTATGGGACCAGATCCATCACCTGCTGAAGTTAGTTTGGTCGttcttattatttatttatttattatttattttattttgcagtcGGTACATTTATTCCCTTTAAGGTATCGTACAAGTTAGATTACAAGACAATAGCACTACAAGTTAATAATTGTTTCTAACAatcaattgaaacaaaaaatgcattcaagaatttatcaaaaatgcttttaagaaataatttaatttaggCAATGTAagagcaaaaatatgaaaatgactGAAGCGATGGATTGAGGCCAGAGATTTGAAAGGTCGTCAACATGGTAGAAGTCCTAACTTCTGGTGAAACTTACTTGTGTAGCATGGTGCATTCATTGGAAATTTCCAGTTTTAacttaaaagtgaaaaatgagcatttttcaTGTATGCAATGCTGTTGGATTAACCAAAATCCACTGGAATCATAAGTATTGGACCTAAAATTTATTTCAGTATATTTTaccattgaatattttttcatcgtGCTTaatctttttccaaaattgggAATCCACattctcctgaaaaaaaaaggtttatgTCAGCATGGGCCCTCTTACTGGAGAATGTCTTAATCCTCAACTGAAAAATATCACATCTAACTTGCCTCTTcgcacaaaaattttaaaaaaaaaaaaccttggcaCCTTTGACTATTTCACTAACACTGTTGTCCTGCCATCTATGcccttctttaaatttttacaccTTTTGTTTTACAGATTCAGACCCACGTGAAAGCATTTGAAAAGTGCGCTGAAAAGTGTTTAGAAAGTCATGCAGGCTTAGTGCCAAAGTTTCTAGAAAAAGTGAAGCAATATGCCAAAAATTACAACTAGTAGTCTTTCCAAAAGTTAATTTCGTATTCACCATTTAGGTAAGTTTTTCCATATTAATACAAGTAATGTGTCCTCCTAAGTAGGTTCCTCTCTCTAAGCAAGAGAATCTGCAAGAGGAACTAATTTTTGATGGCTAGAAAGAAAATGGTGTGCTCGTCTTCATGTGGATTCCCACAACTCTCCACTGactattataaaataaaataattgcagtGTATTCCGAGCAAGCAGCAAATTTACAATCAGGATACTGCGAAAACAGCTccctttatttttgtttcttgccaatctgaataaaattgactcaaatgtATGGAGGAAAATTGGTCTTAAAATCAAAGTAAAAGAATTTCTCAACACACTCATTGAATTTGTCTCTTGTTGATCTGAATTAGTAAAATAagcattcagagaaaaattaataggaaaattaagataaaaatggaaagttcatgtaaaatgaaattttacttttcagaaaaatgaaattctatGTGAATTCGAAACTTTTGCATTCCTGCACAGCTGTATTTTGGTATAGGTATTTTTGGTTACTAAATCTGAAACTAACATCCATCATTCACAATCGCATGCACCTTTTAAGTGCGCCGTTCTCAGAACGGGTCGCTTTTTACAATCGGTGTGCAGGGACTATTCTATGGGCATCCTTTACCATTGACCAGAATAGGGATTTTGATCAAATCACATCCTTCTCAGCGTGGTGACTTCAGAAGTATCATTtaaacccatttttttttatgtctaTGGCTTGATAAGTACATTCGCAAGTGTTAGCAGTTTATTCGTAATGTGTGAAGCCTAAGTTCTCTatctaaattattttaatatgttCCTTTTAATCAATGCGTTTGAATTTCGTGGTGCATGATCAGGTGAAGTCATTCCATGTTCGATTTGGTGTTTGACCCTGGTTTGACATACCAACCTTTCCTCTATGTCATGTAGACAAAACAAAATAGGTTTTGTCAATGAAATAtctggaaactttcaaaaagtGATATACGGAGTGGAAATTAAATATCAAATGAGAGGAAATGAAATCGTTTctactttgtcattttatccaGTGCATTTTCCAAATGATTGTTGTGGCCTTTTTTTGGTGTCTTGTTATTTGTGCGAATGACCAGCATGAATTGAAAACTTATAAAAAGCTATGGTTGGAGTCCGgttaaaaaaatcagatgagAGGAGATGTAAAATCGTCTACATTTCATCATTTTATCTGTGCGAATAGCATGAGCAATTTTAAAGTTGTGCCTTGAATAATATGTGACTACCGAATGTTTGCTCGGCTGCACTTACTCCTTTGAATTCATGAGGTAAGGAGATTTTTACTGAACCAAAGTTGACAACATGTCAAGTAATTCTGTGGCGCTGGGCTTGAAAGGCAATAGATCAGTTACTGCCAATCGGTGGTACTAGTAGAATGCAATATTTCAAAACATCGAACATTGTTTATGGACAATACTTATCACCTGGTCACAAGGTGCTACGATTACTAAGAGACACATTCCTCATTCCTACTGTCTCGATAAACCAGATATGGGATTCATTTGAAAGCATATAAGGATTGTAAAATTGCAGAAACACGTATCTCAATTACGGGATATGTGTGTTACCACAGCTTCACCGTTGATAAAGGAGCTAACTGAAGAGATGATTGACGATAAATGTGTTTTCAAGTAACTCAATCTGGAACTCAAAGCTGGAGGTAGTCACCTTCAGAAGCATATCGTTTAATCCAAGAGCCGCCAGAAGCTACTGAAGATGTCTACCAAATAGAtcctttattttcattaaaacttaTGGGCAGTGACCAGGTGAGTAACGTAGAAACACTGCATTCTACTTATTACCTACATACACTCCTGGTGGTTTATTGTTGAAATTTGGTGTTTGTCGACAAAAATAGTCAAATAGGGTGAATGAAGTACTAGGTGATTGGTTGACTGTGTCCATGGACATCCTTATCTTTGCAATGTTGTGTGGAATCAATGACAATACAAGCACATCTTGAGTTGCTGATTGCTTATTGGAAACGTAGCCAGAAAAGCGATGATATTTAATAGTACATTCTATCACAAGAAAGTATTCTGCAAGTCagtgattaattttttcaaaaattattacagTTATACTTCCAGAAACAGATAAAAAATAATCTACTTTTCAGAGGTTGCGTTAACAAAAGCGCTTTAAAATACTCCATGGTATCCTGAAACGGTTTGAATGGTCAACAAACATTTCTATGAGTACACCCTATCACGAGAAAGTACTCTGCAAGTAGATGATTAATTTATCCAAAAATATTACAGTTCTACTTCCGAAAACGGATCAAAAATAATCTACTTTTTAGAGGTTGCGttaaaaaaagctgttttaaaACACTCCGTGGCATTTTGAATCGGTTCGAAAGGTCAACAAATACTTTCATAAGCACACTCTTATCACGAGAAAGTATTCTGCAAGTCGATCAGTCAATCAGATGCAGTCCTCACAACCAAGAGGAAAAATGCACGCTTTATACAACACTGGGGTGTTGTAGGTTAaccgcttgtttttttctttcatttcatctCTTCTGGAAAAGCGCATTTTTCCGGGATAACTTTGATCTTCTCGGAAATCCCGTATTATATTGAAAACCAGATCGAATTTTCGAATTTAGCACTAGAATACTTAACCAATCATTATTTAATGGTCCTTGCCTCATACAGCTGTAAGAATCAGTATTGGGCCTGTAAATTAGTAGTTTATTTACATAATCggttattgatttatttttatttaaaatataaaatgatttaaaatctAATTGAAAATGAATGTCGCAGCAATACTATGAATGAAAAGGAATGAACGAATACCTCCAATTAAAGGAGCAAATCTGTAGCAAAAGACAATAGCTGTAGTGCTTTTTACTGAAGGCGTTGGGGAGGACAGGGAATTACGCCCTTTTAAGAACCAAAGAAACTTTGTTTTGAGAATGGTAGTGCCTTATTGCCTTATCAAGGGACAAAGATGAACGAGgagaaggaaaaaggaaagaaagtagcAATTAGGAGCTACTTCTGTCCCTTTGCACATGATCAGAGATTGGGGTGGGAGGCGGTATGGAGGAGAGATTAAAATGGATGAGGACGTGGAAGATTGAAAGGGAGGGGGGTGTACAAAATCCTATGATGGTTAGAGAGAGAAGTAACATCTCTATTCAGTGCGGAGAGGAATTCGGGTGGCCTCCTTGGCTCAAAacaattggttcaaaacataaacaaaaaaaaaagtatgaccgCACAATTCCTGTTAAAATTCTGCCGGTTTTagctaaaattttcagttaaaaatgtgaaacagtttctcagtaaaaaatacGATTTACCGTACCGATTTACTCAGCGAGGCGGTCGAcacgtaacacatattagcacctacaagactgcatgaatacttcacgcattgcgtcaaacatagtgcggtcagcagcactcagcagtcgacgtgaaacgcatagcgcctacaagactgcatgaatacttcgcgcattacGTCAAgaacagtgcagtcagcgtgaaacgcatagcgccttctagacttcatgaatacttcacgcattgcgtcaaacacagtgcgttcgcGGCGGCGAGGCGGACGTTACAATtactaaaccacatttatgtttgttcttgcataatttttacgttcatttcttacaaatggaaggccttgtccacacagagataggtttacggaacttaactttcgcgcaaagttccgagaacttttgctagtagtgttgatagggctttcgcaaaaaatgtgtccaacacgagtaaacgcgtgtTATGCAGCCCTcaccctccggcacgttcacttgatggtttttattgatgtctcaaaacgaataagaaggaggcggcaaaatacaggcggcccatgggcggaaagtaggtaaatccggccctgcgatTTACAAGTAAAAATTTCGGAACGTTGAAACGTAGTTGTATTCTTTCGCCTTGGAAACGACGATTTTACTGAGAggagtttggcaacattggaatttcTATACGACGTTGTTCCTTAACATGGCAGGACGTCTTTTTAAGTCCACCATCATACGGAATCATTAACCAGCATTGCGTCAAGTTAGGCTTCGTTTGCTCGATCGTAAACACAATCCCGCGCGACAAACCGCAATTCGAGGAAGAGTCGAAATATTCTTATCCAATACCGCCATGCTTAGCAAAAACCGCCTATTTGCATTAGGTTTTCATCAGAGTTACACGATTGTTACTTATTGTCAAGTGGCTATTAGTTATACAGTACGTGGTTCTTATAGCCTTGGATTTAATGCAACGCACTGACGCGCCATTTTCTGAATTGAACCGGTTATTCGAAAGCCGAAAATTCATGAACTGTAGGAgtcgtgagaaatttgcgagACGAAAGCTCATCAGTTTTTGTCGCTTAAAACACATGTAATGCTTGATTTTCACAGACGAGCGAAAACTGATTATTCCCGCCCAAACGTTAAGTTCTTACTTCCAACAATAATGAGGATCTCATGTTGATTTACACCGTAGATGACGTCATTTTCCATCGCAGTTCATTGAGATGATTTTGGTCCCTCTTAATAGAAGAGAACTAATTCGATTACAGTCTTGTAAAAATCGttcatctttatttttatctgctAAAATGCCTGAAATAACAAataggttttgtttttgttccaaaaaattcttaattcTAAAGGCAACGTCCAAATTGTATTAACATACGCACACACACACAACCATTCACCCTTAGTCATCTTCTCTCACTTACAAATCAATTTATTTCCCAATCGtgcatcaatttttggaaatattcgATTTTGCCCGGAAAAGACTGttcggaaaaattcaaattatccggATAATTCTAATGCGGTGGAATTTTTTGGGCATTTTCCCTGAACTCAACGCTAAGAAATACTGCAGAAGCAATTGAGTTACCTCTCAGAATAATGAAAGGGAAATATGTGTAACTGCATTATGGATGATTCTAAAAATTCAGACATACATCGAGTGAGACGAATTTCATTACGATTCAAAGAAAGTTTGCATTTTCTTAGCTGCCAGGAGCTTACAGCGCTCTGGTACTCAATGTCTTCATTATGATTGGATGAAATATCTTAGCTTAAATTGCTATCTTTGCAGAGAGAACAAAcagtttttaagttttaagaaaaCGGAGTGACAAATAATGACACAGAATGACACATTTTGAATACCTCTGATAAAATTCAAAGACAGCTACGAGCAATCGTGCCTATCGTATCGTCTAAACGCTAATTGATGCAAAATATCTATCATGATGTCCTCTGTGGTCTAATTAAATTTGTCACTGACCTATTACTGAGGATTTGC
The genomic region above belongs to Bemisia tabaci chromosome 8, PGI_BMITA_v3 and contains:
- the LOC109040648 gene encoding protein FAM136A, which codes for MQAKMHLCAAKCCQDKSNTYEDTQRCVQLCSEPLNNVKRFVEAEFKTFQNRVDRCLMDCNDSIQDSMGPDPSPAEIQTHVKAFEKCAEKCLESHAGLVPKFLEKVKQYAKNYN